The following proteins come from a genomic window of Schistocerca gregaria isolate iqSchGreg1 chromosome X, iqSchGreg1.2, whole genome shotgun sequence:
- the LOC126298139 gene encoding uncharacterized protein LOC126298139 translates to MEFLTFLLSIFVISAVLKQPTTNSGNFTPIVPGYELPDHQYEKGPGFSQVASVSVTVDNTALSSDMDDFSEQYDQENTDLEFMNRLRSGMGNKERIQQYSTETEEAEMEYLEQWYEEFSVTTEQAKLDTHKPQSECNTAVGNNTSVCWLENIPLPTATAILKLVKIMLILITAALITTLMLSILRYNFTFLSGIIYTVRYRTADSVTVKLNNTFTI, encoded by the exons ATGGAATTCCTCACTTTCTTGCTAAGTATTTTTG TTATTAGCGCCGTACTAAAACAACCTACCACAAATTCTGGGAATTTCACACCTATTGTTCCTGGATATGAGCTGCCTGACCATCAGTATGA GAAAGGTCCTGGCTTCAGCCAAGTAGCCAGTGTGTCAGTGACAGTAGATAATACTGCATTATCTAGTGACATGGATGACTTCTCTGAGCAATATGACCAGGAGAATACTGATCTTGAGTTCATGAACAGACTGCGATCTGGAATGGGAAACAAGGAGCGTATCCAACAGTACAgcacagaaacagaagaagctgAAATGGAATATCTCGAACAGTGGTATGAGGAGTTCAGTGTGACAACAGAGCAAGCTAAACTGGACACACATAAACCACAATCAGAGTGCAATACAGCAGTAGGGAATAACACATCAGTTTGCTGGCTGGAAAACATACCTTTGCCAACAGCTACCGCTATTCTAAAGTTAGTCAAAATCATGCTAATACTAATCACAGCTGCTCTAATTACTACTTTAATGTTGAGTATCTTGAGATACAATTTTACTTTCCTCTCTGGGATTATATACACAGTGAGGTACAGAACTGCAGATTCGGTTACTGTCAAACTCAACAATACATTTACTATTTAG